agagattgtcatcatcagattccagaacagtgatatccaaagggtcaaataattttacttttggccatctgaaagaattaaaaaattcgagacaataagtaaatagacaCATGAATGAACGGCATGATAAAATAAACTAtgcattttcataaaacttcaaatcaaaaCGGAAACAAGCTAAAACATAAGTGCAAAAGATACTTTCATTGAACTAtttacatatgcaagaaaagttttcatgaactttagtaaatgacaacccccctgtagatttaccgaaactcctttcgCACGGGGAAGTACTCGGCGGTCCAGTTGTGTATAGCTCCTTAGGGAATGTCTGGGAATTCGGCATCATCTGACGGGTCATTTTCGGATATTGTTCCCACAAACAAATGAGTCAAGCTTGTCTCCACTTCGTCAATTGGACTAAACTCAGACGTAATGACTTCAGCTGGCTTTGGAAAGGTATAGTGTAATGGCGGAATGTCTAAAGCACCTAACTTGCCTTCCTTTTCTGCCCTTTTGCGCGCTTTCATATCTTGTATATCCCTAGCAGTTGGACGGAATCCCAAACCAAATTGGTCCTTCTTTTCGATGAGTTCCACGGGCTTCAACATGCCTTGCAGATTGCGTCCCAACCCCTTATCAAATTCATATCCTCCGCGAATCATCTCCTTGGCCATCATGACATTTTGTCTTTTGAGTCCTCACTTGTTACCCAACTCACGGAGACAATATCAGCTGCACGATAGGAAGACACAGAGGCATTTCGGTCACCATCCTCCTCAGGCTCGGAATCGGCAATTACAATGCAATCTTCTTCAGCAAAAATGGTAATCAGCTGGTCGTTCACCACGAATTTCAATACTTGATGCAAGGAAGAGGGCACAACGCCCGAGCTATGAATCCACGGTCGCCCGAGTAAAACATTATAGACACTGGGAAAGTGCATAACTTGGCAAGCTATCTGAAATTGAGCGGGCCCCATTTCGACCACCAAATTTACTTCCCCTATGGACTCTCTTTGGGCTCCGTCGAATCCTCGTACTACGATTTCTGAGGGTTTTAATCTAACATCTTGCAGCCCTAACTTCACCAACGTGCTCCAAGGACAAATATTGAGGGCAGACCCATTGTCAATCAATACTTTAGGCAACATTTTTCCATTGCACCTCACAGCTACATATAAGGCTTTATTATGACCAGTTCCTTCCGCAGGCAGCTCTTCATCAGAAAAAGTGATTTGTTTAGCAGCCAATACATTTTCAACCATGTGCGAGAAATTGTCAACCGAAATATCCTTAGGAATACGAGCCTTGGTCAACACTTCAAGTAATGCATCCCTATGCAAGTCGGAGGAGAAAAGCAAGTCTAAAATGGAAATTTGGGCAGGCATTTTGTTCAGCTGCTCAACCACATTATATTCGTTTCTCTTAAGCCTCTTGAGAAAATCCCACGCTTCTCTTTCGGTCACTGCAGGT
This genomic interval from Coffea eugenioides isolate CCC68of unplaced genomic scaffold, Ceug_1.0 ScVebR1_1599;HRSCAF=2478, whole genome shotgun sequence contains the following:
- the LOC113755584 gene encoding uncharacterized protein LOC113755584; the encoded protein is MRSQLGIIAGYSVLINSGSCTGHSTANCRLLKHRIQDILEAGEIVIRKREEQGPNVSKNPLPEHPDTVGIIMDDEEFEELVRNMSNETEVFGILDKPFVIEEASYEEDKRPFILDLTPSESAALELVIIEFLEQVPVLSLQQVPWNYSEPVLQIGGKPVLKEEVSLVTRSGKITSPSAASAPVQVSNHEPTTKPAVTEREAWDFLKRLKRNEYNVVEQLNKMPAQISILDLLFSSDLHRDALLEVLTKARIPKDISVDNFSHMVENVLAAKQITFSDEELPAEGTGHNKALYVAVRCNGKMLPKVLIDNGSALNICPWSTLVKLGLQDVRLKPSEIVVRGFDGAQRESIGEVNLVVEMGPAQFQIACQVMHFPSVYNVLLGRPWIHSSGVVPSSLHQVLKFVVNDQLITIFAEEDCIVIADSEPEEDGDRNASVSSYRAADIVSVSWVTSEDSKDKMS